The Cytobacillus sp. NJ13 sequence AGTCCAACCCAATTAAAGAAATGGGTTATGAAATTTAATCAGGGAGAGTCCTTTGAAGATTTAAGGGGACGTGCAGGCGGTAACACAGACAGTAATCCACTTAAAGGGCGCCCCAGAACGAACTTTAAAAGTATCCAAGAGGAAAGGGATTATTATAAAGCTCAGGTTGAATACCTAAAAAAGCGGTATCCAAATCTACACGAGGAGGGATCATCCCAAAAGCAGAACGATTCGAAATCATAAACGAACTAAGTGGTATTTACCCTATCGCTTGGTTAGCTGAGATTGCGCAAGTCTCAAGATCAGGTTATTATAAGTGGCTTAAAACGACCTCCCTTAGGGAGGACAGGCAGACCAAAGAATATCTAATAAAATCACATATTATGGCTATTCATCATACATACCCTTTTTATGGTTACCCTCGTATGAAAATAGCTCTTAAAGACGAAGGATTTCATATTAATCATAAGAAGGTATATCGATTAATGACTGATATGAATATTCGAGCTGAAATTAGGAAGAAGCGAAACTTCTTCGGAAGGAAGCCTTCCGTTATTTACTCAAACTTATTAAACCGTAACTTTAAGGCTCTAAAACCAGATGAGAAATACGTAACAGACATTACGTATATTCAAGTTGGAGATTCATTTTATTACCTTTCCGTTATACTCGATCTTTATAACAATGAGGTTTTAGCCTGGAATATTTCAAAGAGAAATGACTTAGAATTGGTCCTTAATACAATCGATCTATTAACACAAAAAAGAAACGTGTATGGTGCGATCCTGCATTCAGATCAAGGCTTCCAATACACGTCTAATCAATACCACAAAAAGTTAAAGAAAATAGGCATTCAAGGCAGCCATTCTCGCAAAGGAAACTGCCTCGATAATGCCTGTATTGAGTCTTTCTTCTCTCATCTAAAGACAGAGAAGCTATATCGATCACAGTTTAAAACAGAAAAAGAATTAATTCAAATACTTGAAGAATACATGTATCTCTATAACTATAAAAGATTCCAGAAAAAACTAAACCAGTGTGCTCCGGTTGAATACCGACTCACACTGGCTGCTTAGTCTTTTTTAAGGTTGTCTACTTGACAGGGGTAAGACCACTTTTCCGTCAGCCCCTTCTTTTCCATTATTACGAGCTATTTATTATCGATGCTGCTCATATTTGTTTAGCTTGGCAATGGATTGAATAATAGTCAATTCATCTTTATTCAGGGGATTAGCTCTTGCTGCACTTGCATTTGCCCTAACTTGCTCTGCCATGCTGGCACCTGCCGTCACGGAAGCGACAGCGGGATCCGCAAGATTATACTGAAATGCTATCTCAGTCATGGAGCGCTCATCCGAAATTTTTTCCCTAATGCTGGTAAGTGTTTCTTCCAATTCAGCATAGCTGTAATCCAAATAGCCTTTCTCTTTAACTGACTCCGCAGCCTTATCCAGCATTTTGTCGCTGAGCAGTCCTTTAGCGAGCGGACCTCTTGTAACCGCGCTGATGCCTTTTTGATTTAGAAGCGGCAAAGCTTCTTCTTCCGGTCGCCGATCTAGAATGCTGTATTGCATCATGACTGAAATGATGGAGGACCTTGAAGCATATTCACGGATCACATTTGGACGGATGGAGGATATGCCATACTGCCGGATGTATCCTTCTTCCTTCAGTTCCTCAAATGCTTCAATGGTTTCATCAATAGGATCTTCAATCGTTCCGCCATGAAGCTGATATAAATCAATATAGTCTGTGCCCAGCCTTATTAAACTGTCCTTTACCGCCTCTTTGATATGGCTTTTTGAGGGATCCCAGCTCCAGCCGTCATTATTTTTATTCCAGCGGTTGCCGGCTTTGGTAGCAATGATCACCTGTTCGCGGACACCCTTTAAGGATTGTCCGACAAGCTTTTCATTTTCGCCGAAGTCATATAAATCAGCTGTATCAAAATAATTGATTCCTTCTTCAAGGGCAGCTTCAATAATCTCCTGAGCCTGGGAAGGTTTGGTGCCAATTGACATGCAGCCCAGCCCAAGCTCGCTTACGTACAAGTCTGAGTTTCCAAGTCTTCTCTTTTTCAAGTACCCACCTCATTTGAGTGTTTTCTATAATTGTACATAAACAAATGAGGCATACTCAAATTTAGAGGCTTATCATTTTATATTGTTCTGAGATTCAACCCAGTCTTTTACAAGAATATACTGCCTGCTGTATTGTTTTAGTTTCTCACGGACTTCCCAGGCTTTGCCGGCCAGAATAATTCCCCTATTGTGGACATACACCTTCATGCCATACTCCCCCTCATCAAGTATGATAAAATGTATGAGCAATCATTATCGGAATAGAACAGGAGTGACTTAAAACAATGAGCCGCCTAGAAGAAAAAACGATTAATACGGAAAAAATCTTCACTGGTAAAGTCATTAGTCTGCAGGTGGAAGATGTTGAGCTGCCGAATGGCAAAACATCGAAGCGGGAAATTATCAAACATCCCGGGGCAGTAGCTGTATTGGCAGTAACAGAAGATAATAAAATAGTGATGGTCGAACAATATAGAAAAGCGCTGGATAAGATTATTGCTGAAATCCCTGCCGGAAAGCTTGAAGCAGGAGAAGAACCCAGAGTTTGTGCAGAAAGGGAACTGGAAGAAGAAACGGGGTACGGCTGCACGGAAATGGAATGGCTGATCTCATTCTACACTTCTCCTGGATTTGCCGATGAACTGGTACATTTATATATAGCAAAGGGTCTTATGAAAATAGAAAATGCCGCTTCGCCTGATGAAGATGAATTTGTGAATCTTATGGAAGTAACGCTTGATGAAGCAATATCCCTGCTGAAGCAGCAAAGGATTTATGATGCGAAAACCGCTTATGCTATCCAATATCTGCAGCTGCAAGAGGCGCTGAAAAAATAGCATGAAGCGCTTTTTTGCTGATCTCCATATCCATATTGGACGTACGTTTACGGGAAAGCCTGTTAAAATAACAGGCGCTAAATCCCTAACCTTCACAAATATCATCAGGCATGCCCGAAATGAAAAAGGGCTTGATATCATCGGCATTATTGATTGTCATTCTCCTGAAGTCATACTTGAAATCGAGGATTTGTCCCAAAAAGGCCTTGTAACTGAACAAAGGGACGGGGGACTTCAATATGGAGATTTAACAATTATACCCGGGTCAGAACTTGAAATATACGATGAATCCTGTAAAGGCCCCATTCATGTTCTTTGCTTCTTTCCGACCCTTTCAGCCATGAAGGTTTTCTCAGCCTGGTTATCGGGGCATTTAAAGAACATAACGTTAAGCTCACAGAGAATTTATGTCTCAGGCAGAATGCTTCAGGAAAAAGTGAAGGAACTGGATGGGCTATTTATTCCTGCCCATGTTTTTACCCCATTTAAAAGTTTATTCGGGAAAGGGGTAGAGCGGTCGCTATCAGAGGTTTTTGATCCTGGTT is a genomic window containing:
- a CDS encoding IS3 family transposase (programmed frameshift), coding for MGKTGRTYQKYTEDFKIRAVKLYKEGNKSYRTVSEELGLRSPTQLKKWVMKFNQGESFEDLRGRAGGNTDSNPLKGRPRTNFKSIQEERDYYKAQVEYLKKRLSKSTRGGIIPKAERFEIINELSGIYPIAWLAEIAQVSRSGYYKWLKTTSLREDRQTKEYLIKSHIMAIHHTYPFYGYPRMKIALKDEGFHINHKKVYRLMTDMNIRAEIRKKRNFFGRKPSVIYSNLLNRNFKALKPDEKYVTDITYIQVGDSFYYLSVILDLYNNEVLAWNISKRNDLELVLNTIDLLTQKRNVYGAILHSDQGFQYTSNQYHKKLKKIGIQGSHSRKGNCLDNACIESFFSHLKTEKLYRSQFKTEKELIQILEEYMYLYNYKRFQKKLNQCAPVEYRLTLAA
- a CDS encoding aldo/keto reductase — protein: MKKRRLGNSDLYVSELGLGCMSIGTKPSQAQEIIEAALEEGINYFDTADLYDFGENEKLVGQSLKGVREQVIIATKAGNRWNKNNDGWSWDPSKSHIKEAVKDSLIRLGTDYIDLYQLHGGTIEDPIDETIEAFEELKEEGYIRQYGISSIRPNVIREYASRSSIISVMMQYSILDRRPEEEALPLLNQKGISAVTRGPLAKGLLSDKMLDKAAESVKEKGYLDYSYAELEETLTSIREKISDERSMTEIAFQYNLADPAVASVTAGASMAEQVRANASAARANPLNKDELTIIQSIAKLNKYEQHR
- the mciZ gene encoding Z-ring formation inhibitor MciZ is translated as MKVYVHNRGIILAGKAWEVREKLKQYSRQYILVKDWVESQNNIK
- a CDS encoding NUDIX hydrolase; amino-acid sequence: MSRLEEKTINTEKIFTGKVISLQVEDVELPNGKTSKREIIKHPGAVAVLAVTEDNKIVMVEQYRKALDKIIAEIPAGKLEAGEEPRVCAERELEEETGYGCTEMEWLISFYTSPGFADELVHLYIAKGLMKIENAASPDEDEFVNLMEVTLDEAISLLKQQRIYDAKTAYAIQYLQLQEALKK